The following is a genomic window from Micromonospora cathayae.
GTCGGACCCCGGACCGGCTTCGATGTTGCGGGCTCCGTGGCCCGCTCCTGTAGATCGGTCATTGTCTTCTTCTCCTCGCCTGGAGCCGGTACGCCGAGCGGGGGTGCCGCCGTCGGGACGACGGCCACCCCCGTACGGGCCGTCAGGCCTTCGGCGCGAGGCTGAAGTCGACGACCTGGTCCGGCGTGATGTTCTGCTTGAGCGCGCCCGCGCCCTGGAGGATCGCGATGCTCTTGGCGACCCGGCCGCTGTCCAGCGCGCCGATGGCGGTACCCGAGTTGCTGGACCGGACGTACGCGGCCATCAGCTCCAGTTCGGCGGCGGCGGCCTGCGGGTTGGCCGCGTCCACGTTCTTAGCCAGGATCTCGCCGGCCTCCTTCGGGTTGGCCAGGCTGTACTCCAGCCCCTTGAGCAGCGCGGCGGTGAAGCGCTTCACCGTCTCCGGCTCCTCCTTGGCGAGCTTCTTGGAGGTGATCAGCGCGTTGCCGTAGAGGTCGGTCATCACGTCGCTGTACGGCAGCAGGACCGGCTCCTTCTTGGTCACCGCCCGGACGGTCGGGGCGCCCACGACGAACTGGCCGATGCCGTCGACCTTGCCGGCGGCAAGCGTGCCGATCAGCTCCTGGGCCTGGCCGTTCACCCAGGTCACCTTGCTGGCGTCGACGCCGGCCAGCTTCGCGTACGTCGGGAAGAGGTTCCGGACGACGGATTGCTGGGTGTCGGCGATGGTCTTGCCCTCCAGGTCCTTCGGGGACGCGATGCCCTTGTCCTGGGTGGTCACGATGGCGGCCATGGTGCGCTGCTGGA
Proteins encoded in this region:
- a CDS encoding ABC transporter substrate-binding protein, yielding MRRLTRTVAATALVAALALVSACSSGSDSSDSGSGDGSKLRKVTYLTSFGNFGRDSYAWVAKDKGFFKEAGFEVDIKPGQGTGGVITTIIGGKADFGPIDLTGGILQLGGDDPKNKEFVAVAAIQQRTMAAIVTTQDKGIASPKDLEGKTIADTQQSVVRNLFPTYAKLAGVDASKVTWVNGQAQELIGTLAAGKVDGIGQFVVGAPTVRAVTKKEPVLLPYSDVMTDLYGNALITSKKLAKEEPETVKRFTAALLKGLEYSLANPKEAGEILAKNVDAANPQAAAAELELMAAYVRSSNSGTAIGALDSGRVAKSIAILQGAGALKQNITPDQVVDFSLAPKA